A portion of the Phaeodactylum tricornutum CCAP 1055/1 chromosome 7, whole genome shotgun sequence genome contains these proteins:
- a CDS encoding predicted protein translates to MVKVGHGGTLDPLATGVLVIGVGSGTKELQRYLTGSKRYIAGAELGFETTTLDSEGNVTKTASFDHLSVDAIENVLPDFTGPISQIPPIFSALRRNGKKLYTLAREGVSADEIEIEARQVEIYDLTLVAKATTKLPRFQLDVECGGGTYIRSLVRDIGYKLDSVATMIALERTQQGQFELDKCLAKDEWSADSI, encoded by the exons atggTCAAAGTCGGACACGGTGGTACTCTAGACCCCCTCGCAACGGGTGTACTCGTCATTGGCGTTGGATCTGGAACGAAAGAGTTGCAAAG GTACTTGACCGGATCGAAGAGGTATATTGCTGGTGCAGAGCTCGGCTTCGAGACGACAACGCTAGATTCGGAGGGAAATGTGACGAAGACTGCATCTTTTGATCATCTGAGTGTGGATGCGATCGAGAATGTTCTTCCAGATTTCACTGGTCCGATTTCACAAATCCCACCGATCTTCAGCGCACTTCGAAGAAACGGCAAGAAACTTTACACATTAGCCCGAGAGGGCGTTTCCGCGGATGAGATAGAGATCGAGGCACGTCAAGTTGAGATTTATGACCTGACGCTTGTTGCTAAGGCTACCACAAAGCTGCCAAGATTTCAATTGGATGTCGAATGTGGAGGTGGGACCTATATACGATCCTTGGTACGGGATATAGGGTACAAGCTCGACTCGGTCGCTACCATGATCGCTCTCGAGCGAACGCAACAAGGACAGTTTGAGCTGGACAAGTGCCTCGCCAAAGATGAATGGTCTGCTGATAGCATT
- a CDS encoding predicted protein: protein MSVRMRVVAIVVLWLGWTAAALGDAPVERATVPYLRTEPALVVATVRKDSFPEHNNTATVRVLDDAMPYSYEESLTIEFLEYTSCAGNDVCVDCNHAVGCHWCSHDDSCHAIGSVHGCTFGASCDSGNDDNNKNNTDTSGCLQHETCSDCALSSKLCHWCGHDNACHAIGSVYGCVTGVDCYSNERCHRKVPEALNKHDFTFTQMGFLPMMLVILVGSCLFCCLSSCFCVASGVKGAYDDLADLATTDHRRYDGDDLVALGEPLLMVQSTENEPVATDGDSDNAREPTQGQVDTEQPLNVTDEANEDQLSPETEETPLVEGQENNPIATGYVQLCDMFHTPAGQQPELVLAPPRHSIRSRQPRHMQRLYNMCVVMYILLTTLVVGLVVAAIRYYPKAPVYNICNDSVAWKSLIDSMASMKVSADFELLASISNPNHFDVALDMGKGSFTHDHAFVGTFEIPPVTAKAMSITDMMIIASFSPDKWDALSLTAEYYRGKLVLAVDAEATIRVPVLADYSFTTTVKNMKVRVNEMADRSLCACPTWNEPKKIYLAGIESVPDFMHL, encoded by the coding sequence ATGTCAGTCCGTATGAGAGTTGTTGCAATCGTCGTGTTGTGGCTAGGTTGGACTGCAGCCGCGTTGGGTGATGCCCCAGTAGAACGCGCGACCGTACCGTACCTCCGAACCGAACCGGCACTCGTTGTCGCCACCGTGCGGAAAGATTCGTTCCCGGAACATAACAACACCGCCACAGTCCGCGTACTCGATGACGCGATGCCTTACTCGTACGAAGAGTCGTTGACGATTGAGTTCTTGGAGTATACATCCTGTGCCGGCAACGATGTCTGTGTGGATTGCAACCATGCCGTTGGTTGTCACTGGTGCTCACACGACGATTCCTGTCACGCCATTGGAAGTGTACACGGTTGCACCTTTGGAGCTTCTTGTGATTCCGGCAATgatgacaacaacaagaatAATACCGACACGTCGGGCTGTTTGCAGCACGAAACTTGCTCCGATTGTGCGCTTAGTTCCAAGCTTTGTCACTGGTGTGGTCACGACAATGCCTGTCACGCGATTGGTTCCGTCTACGGATGCGTCACGGGGGTGGACTGCTACTCTAACGAGCGCTGTCACCGCAAAGTTCCCGAAGCGCTTAACAAGCACGACTTTACCTTTACCCAGATGGGATTCCTACCCATGATGCTGGTCATTCTAGTTGGCTCTTGCCTTTTTTGTTGTCTGTCCAGTTGCTTTTGCGTAGCGAGCGGTGTCAAGGGAGCGTATGATGATTTGGCTGATTTGGCAACGACGGATCACCGTCGTTACGACGGTGACGATTTGGTGGCGCTCGGGGAACCCCTTTTGATGGTACAATCGACCGAAAATGAACCAGTAGCAACTGATGGCGATAGTGACAATGCACGGGAACCAACGCAGGGGCAAGTGGATACCGAACAGCCTCTCAATGTAACGGACGAAGCCAACGAAGATCAGCTGTCTCCGGAAACGGAAGAAACCCCTCTAGTGGAAGGACAGGAAAACAATCCTATCGCAACCGGTTACGTACAGTTGTGTGACATGTTCCATACACCGGCCGGACAACAGCCAGAGTTGGTTCTCGCTCCACCACGCCACTCGATCCGGTCTCGCCAACCCCGCCATATGCAACGACTCTACAATATGTGCGTAGTCATGTACATCCTTTTGACGACACTGGTCGTCGGTTTGGTGGTGGCCGCCATTCGCTACTACCCCAAGGCACCAGTGTACAATATTTGCAACGATTCCGTTGCTTGGAAATCGCTCATTGATAGTATGGCTTCCATGAAAGTTTCCGCGGATTTTGAACTGTTGGCATCGATTTCGAATCCCAATCATTTTGATGTCGCCCTAGATATGGGCAAGGGATCGTTTACTCACGATCACGCCTTTGTTGGAACCTTTGAAATTCCCCCGGTCACGGCCAAGGCCATGAGTATCACCGACATGATGATTATCGCTTCGTTTTCCCCAGATAAATGGGACGCTCTGTCGCTGACGGCAGAGTACTATAGGGGTAAGTTAGTGTTGGCGGTCGACGCTGAGGCCACTATCCGGGTACCGGTATTGGCCGACTATTCATTTACGACGACCGTCAAGAACATGAAGGTGAGGGTCAACGAAATGGCGGACCGGAGTCTTTGTGCTTGCCCAACTTGGAACGAACCCAAAAAGATCTACTTGGCCGGGATCGAAAGTGTGCCAGACTTCATGCATTTGTAA
- a CDS encoding predicted protein produces the protein MSVRLGLDFKELHSFFQEAFGPFREYARTTNEIDTDHEGEVDRGYCQKNKIHLTTGWYGWTYSEAVITQHFECCIPGSNPATARNPLRVRGFQVASLLPKTSSARLDCSHVAAYRASPHLSRSSFVSGSFTEQDFLSFPDRRPPHFIFHRVFTRFFHLISQLRKSFAKVALALIIAFSLVSNPALAVTGGRMGGSFGKSSSASMSRPMTRQSSPRSGSRGAPRVAIHNHNSRPRYRYRSTSMYGSFDDALLAPRCHRPVAARFSASDVVLLTGTSALIFYGVTNNFRGKRDGDESALGPGASVASVTIALDVPSRKNPNSVLHRLKRISERANMASRKGVQDLVSEVSLELLRQEKAVSSGKTYSQHFSSVTPAERDFQRQSIQSRSKFDRESVNKFGSEDRSERSQGAPTSLSLSKDRSQATKAVVTLHLAIEGDSTLLPPVRTRTDLLLALKKIAADVVVSDCLLSAEVLWAPEEDWDMLTERDIYADYPDLISV, from the exons ATGTCTGTGCGGCTCGGACTCGACTTCAAAGAACTGCattccttcttccaagaGGCGTTTGGTCCATTTCGTGAATACGCAAGAACTACGAATGAAATTGACACAGACCATGAAGGCGAGGTAGATAGAGGTTACTGTCAAAAGAACAAGATACATTTGACGACG GGCTGGTACGGATGGACTTATAGTGAAGCGGTTATCACCCAGCACTTTGAATGCTGTATCCCGGGTTCGAATCCCG CTACCGCTCGAAATCCTTTACGTGTAAGGGGGTTTCAAGTCGCTTCCTTATTGCCAAAAACGAGCTCTGCACGTCTCGATTGCTCCCACGTAGCCGCTTATCGAGCTTCTCCTCATTTGTCACGATCAAGCTTTGTTTCCGGTTCGTTCACTGAACAGGACTTCCTATCGTTTCCTGATAGAAGACCCCCGCACTTCATTTTTCATCGAGTTTTCACAAGATTTTTTCACCTAATTTCTCAACTGCGGAAATCCTTTGCAAAGGTGGCTTTGGCGCTCATTATTGCGTTTTCGCTAGTGTCAAATCCGGCCTTAGCCGTGACAGGTGGGCGAATGGGCGGATCCTTTGGTAAATCGAGCAGTGCTTCCATGTCTCGTCCCATGACCCGTCAATCGTCGCCACGATCCGGCAGTCGAGGAGCTCCTCGAGTTGCTATTCACAACCACAATTCGCGGCCCCGCTACCGCTACCGCTCGACGAGTATGTACGGGAGTTTCGATGATGCACTCTTAGCGCCACGTTGCCACCGTCCCGTGGCTGCGAGATTTTCCGCTTCTGATGTTGTCTTGTTGACGGGGACGTCCGCATTGATTTTCTACGGTGTAACCAATAATTTTAGAGGCAAACGTGACGGTGACGAAAGTGCTCTGGGACCGGGAGCATCGGTTGCATCCGTCACAATTGCGTTGGATGTTCCCAGTCGAAAAAATCCGAACTCAGTTTTACACAGACTGAAGCGTATTTCAGAACGAGCCAATATGGCATCCCGAAAAGGTGTGCAGGATTTGGTGTCGGAAG TCTCCTTGGAATTGTTGCGGCAAGAAAAGGCAGTTTCATCAGGCAAGACGTACTCGCAGCATTTCTCGAGTGTCACTCCAGCCGAGCGTGATTTCCAGCGACAATCAATCCAAAGTCGGAGCAAATTTGACCGTGAATCAG TGAATAAATTTGGATCCGAGGACCGTTCGGAACGTTCACAGGGCGCACCAACTTCGTTGTCCCTATCGAAAGACCGTTCTCAAGCCACGAAGGCAGTTGTGACATTGCATTTGGCCATTGAGGGTGATTCAACTCTTCTACCTCCCGTGCGTACCCGTACGGATTTGCTCTTGGCGCTGAAGAAAATAGCGGCTGATGTGGTCGTGTCTGACTGCCTATTGTCAGCCGAAGTCTTGTGGGCGCCCGAGGAAGACTGGGACATGCTTACGGAACGAGATATTTATGCGGACTATCCCGATCTGATTTCAGTGTAA
- a CDS encoding predicted protein, which translates to MDRRCYLCPTCVGTYASMHMDSLRKILNHLLMVMMMCNIFLFVASWNVSFLPIMGFNTVLVAFFLCFQNIVVWLILNNNRISALSFLAPTDFMVGVSLGITVGGAILSFVISSAYRHMSRCDAVQPIPVYEYVCAERKSSMAGIWFWSGLVFWLNFCSSLLLAIGRDELTQQNHYENIGLSMDDYEGHFHQHHQQEHGRNDFLGDAMSGIPPFVGDYSTVPEIRSAMEEAERRASNNKPSVEKAYIQQV; encoded by the coding sequence ATGGATAGGCGCTGCTATCTTTGTCCGACATGTGTTGGAACTTACGCTTCCATGCACATGGACTCGCTCCGCAAGATTTTGAACCATTTACTGATGGTAATGATGATGTGTAATATTTTTCTGTTTGTGGCGTCTTGGAACGTTTCCTTTCTACCGATAATGGGATTCAACACAGTTTTGGTAGCTTTTTTTCTGTGCTTTCAAAATATCGTGGTATGGCTCATCCTCAACAACAATAGGATTTCTGCTCTTTCCTTTCTGGCACCAACCGATTTTATGGTTGGCGTGTCGCTGGGTATTACAGTCGGAGGGGCCATTCTGTCCTTTGTCATTTCCAGCGCTTACCGCCATATGTCGCGGTGCGATGCGGTACAACCCATCCCGGTCTACGAGTACGTCTGCGCAGAACGAAAATCAAGCATGGCAGGGATATGGTTCTGGAGTGGCCTTGTTTTCTGGTTGAATTTTTGTTCAAGTTTGCTTTTGGCAATAGGACGAGACGAGTTGACTCAACAAAATCATTATGAGAACATTGGATTGTCGATGGACGATTACGAAGGGCATTTTCACCAACATCATCAACAAGAACACGGAAGAAACGACTTTCTGGGAGACGCGATGAGCGGCATACCCCCCTTCGTCGGAGACTACTCGACGGTGCCCGAGATTCGGTCTGCTATGGAAGAGGCTGAACGAAGGGCATCCAATAACAAACCGTCTGTTGAAAAGGCTTACATCCAACAAGTATAG
- a CDS encoding predicted protein, which yields MSQAVSGLAASIRRAVDNETFDLAGKNASTIENAVQDAFREAFALPETIRLTFVTGAGKLARQKYDDGAAKAITSPLRELGYQEDHGGGAGTFKLQHDTGKNLKTVVVYPHVSKSGGESENTTQVATAALLAEDSAEYKIAYSSANVFQRMVESKCPTWSQKKGCVAAVETVKSMVQVLETKLLTGTPLSESEQDFYDAVSITSLEEKLTLLKELMHAQVDTGKITSREKIELLAQVNDRLATLRKDIVEAESEGKAKRVDNLKNVQTKATARKEKLESISPQAPPLLKNILEINKLRTEMAPLLEMEENAKGRLLTLKESQAIGRKDEIQEEIEDLERSSRGWFESDDAFATRVEAACVAWKAAARNKKPTKKKPVGSVASGTASAPKWVTPAPKKSAWSKAPTKSKPAGGGVFAAMMMDSDSD from the exons ATGTCGCAAGCAGTGAGTGGTCTTGCCGCTTCCATCCGCCGAGCTGTCG ACAACGAAACGTTTGATTTAGCCGGCAAGAATGCTTCCACCATTGAAAATGCCGTACAAGACGCCTTTCGTGAAGCGTTTGCGTTACCGGAGACGATTCGACTCACCTTTGTGACCGGAGCGGGCAAGCTAGCTCGACAGAAATACGACGACGGTGCCGCCAAAGCGATCACTTCGCCTTTACGGGAGCTGGGGTACCAAGAGGATCACGGGGGTGGCGCCGGAACTTTCAAACTCCAACACGATACGGGGAAGAATCTTAAAACAGTGGTGGTATATCCCCACGTTTCCAAAAGTGGCGGTGAGAGTGAGAACACGACTCAAGTAGCCACAGCGGCCCTGTTGGCGGAAGATAGTGCGGAATACAAAATTGCGTATTCGTCCGCCAACGTGTTTCAGCGGATGGTAGAAAGTAAATGTCCGACTTGGTCACAGAAGAAAGGATGTGTTGCGGCAGTTGAAACGGTTAAAAGCATGGTACAAGTGTTAGAAACGAAGCTTTTGACCGGCACGCCCTTGTCGGAGTCTGAGCAAGATTTCTACGATGCTGTATCGATTACCTCACTGGAAGAGAAGCTGACACTCCTTAAAGAGTTGATGCACGCGCAAGTCGATACAGGCAAGATCACGAGTCGAGAAAAGATCGAGCTTCTTGCTCAAGTCAACGATCGTCTCGCAACGCTACGAAAGGATATTGTCGAGGCCGAGAGCGAAGGCAAAGCGAAGCGTGTTGACAACTTGAAAAATGTTCAAACGAAAGCAACCGCgcgaaaagaaaaacttgAAAGTATATCACCACAAGCCCCTCCGCTTTTAAAGAATATACTGGAAATCAATAAACTACGAACCGAAATGGCTCCGCTTCTAGAGATGGAGGAAAACGCGAAAGGTAGACTTCTGACATTGAAAGAATCACAGGCTATTGGTCGAAAGGACGAGATTCAAGAagagattgaagatttggag CGTTCAAGCCGCGGATGGTTCGAAAGTGATGACGCTTTTGCAACACGAGTGGAAGCAGCCTGCGTTGCGTGGAAAGCTGCAGCAAGGAACAAGAAGCCAACAAAGAAAAAACCGGTAGGTAGCGTAGCTAGTGGAACAGCCTCGGCACCAAAATGGGTTACTCCTGCTCCAAAAAAATCTGCGTGGTCCAAAGCCCCCACAAAAAGCAAACCAGCAGGAGGGGGTGTTTTTGCCGCAATGATGATGGACAGCGATAGCGATTAA
- a CDS encoding predicted protein, with translation MSASTGQMTSSTVFSHFLDNVFSIPQGHPIRLSFAQQGYDTVEDLLGICENELGTFGYVPPTSLDTNDNPQWTPLLMAHRQILRHFLRWQASLERKKGSSLDNSELVELTSSDFAFYKRSALGQVSSVLTTATSSLSAPGIPNKPRSVFYGQKKPVYCKEDATTLSVNNTNAITKISGM, from the coding sequence ATGTCAGCAAGCACTGGACAAATGACCAGCAGCACTGTCTtctcgcattttttggataatGTTTTCTCAATTCCCCAAGGGCATCCAATTCGGCTTAGCTTTGCTCAGCAAGGGTATGATACCGTGGAAGACCTTCTCGGTATTTGTGAGAATGAACTTGGTACCTTTGGGTATGTTcctccaacaagcttggaCACCAATGACAACCCCCAGTGGACCCCATTGCTCATGGCACACCGACAgatccttcgccattttctaCGTTGGCAGGCCTCACTTGAACGGAAAAAGGGAAGTTCTTTAGACAATTCTGAGCTTGTTGAGTTGACCAGTAGTGACTTTGCCTTCTATAAACGGTCGGCACTTGGCCAAGTTTCAAGCGTATTGACCACTGCAACATCTTCTTTGAGCGCCCCGGGCATACCTAACAAACCTCGGTCGGTTTTTTACGGACAGAAGAAACCTGTTTATTGTAAAGAAGATGCAACTACCCTGTctgtcaacaacaccaaTGCAATCAC
- a CDS encoding predicted protein, whose amino-acid sequence MLRLRTTFMFTIAGSVMALLVNRVQVALILFDESDPLYTRDPSFTPTEPDPEGRQDTFSFKNLSNFIALEPTPRPRVESLVNGPNITGDVAWLMHLAVVGFAKCGTTAMQAYFDRHPQISMLDGEHCSIRDEGYAASNLVKKLAEELPRGNYIRGAKCPSYLEIPQALHTLSTLFPNARFVVGVRHPVLWFQLLPALELIGDCEKVGPRYKTGGVCTHQAKFHEPLALLGKTKMSTPEEQQYFPKGFSSFVNQTGSSGHEIFLYDISQIADNNERRQRQFRDDLQRFLHVDEPFSPLSEDKESRRRLSGLETSTFPNAHKRINICDRKYDGLRDVLLKIGKDASRWIRQYFIHAGGVHVSSVEFLDQALARWEIDPCELRLKKALN is encoded by the exons ATGCTTCGCCTTCGCACCACTTTCATGTTCACGATAGCAGGCTCGGTCATGGCGCTGCTGGTGAATCGTGTTCAAGTAGCTCTTATCTTATTCGACGAATCAGATCCTCTGTATACACGCGATCCTTCCTTTACACCGACAGAACCTGACCCCGAGGGAAGACAAGATACTTTTTCCTTCAAAAATCTTTCAAATTTCATTGCGTTGGAACCAACCCCTCGCCCTCGTGTTGAAAGCCTCGTCAATGGACCCAACATTACCGGTGATGTTGCATGGCTAATGCATCTAGCTGTGGTTGGGTTTGCCAAATGTGGGACCACTGCCATGCAAGCTTATTTTGATCGTCATCCTCAAATTTCGATGTTGGATGGAGAACATTGCTCAATCCGCGACGAAGGCTACGCCGCATCCAATCTAGTCAAGAAGTTGGCGGAAGAACTCCCCCGTGGAAACTACATTCGCGGCGCCAAATGTCCCTCTTATCTAGAAATTCCCCAAGCCTTACACACCTTATCTACACTATTTCCAAATGCTCGTTTTGTTGTGGGGGTGCGACACCCTGTTTTGTG GTTTCAGCTGCTTCCAGCATTGGAGCTTATAGGAGATTGTGAGAAAGTGGGACCTCGCTACAAGACTGGAGGTGTGTGTACACATCAAGCCAAGTTTCACGAACCGCTCGCTCTTCTggggaaaacaaaaatgtcTACACCTGAGGAGCAGCAGTATTTTCCGAAAGGATTCAGCTCTTTTGTTAATCAGACCGGATCCTCTGGGCACGAAATATTTCTGTACGATATCTCTCAAATAGCTGATAACAATgaaagacgacaacgacagttTCGCGACGATCTTCAACGATTTCTGCACGTTGACGAGCCATTTTCTCCTCTTAGTGAAGATAAAGAGAGTCGTCGGAGATTGAGCGGTTTGGAAACGAGCACTTTCCCGAACGCTCACAAGCGCATTAACATATGCGATCGCAAATACGATGGCTTGCGCGACGTGCTCTTGAAGATAGGAAAAGATGCGTCAAGATGGATAAGACAGTATTTTATTCATGCAGGAGGAGTGCATGTGAGCTCAGTTGAGTTTCTTGATCAGGCTTTGGCCCGATGGGAAATAGATCCGTGTGAGCTACGGCTGAAGAAAGCACTAAACTGA